GCAGCAGGTGCAGGCCACTGTCCGACCTGCACAGTCCATTGAGTCCTACTATGAGCGATTCCGTAGGCTCAACCCACCTATGTTTGACGGTGGAGCTGACCCTCTGGTTGCTGAGACCTGGATTCGGGAGGTAGAGAAGATGTTCAAAGCCTTGCAATATCCCGAAGAAGTAAAGGTCAGATTGGCTATCCCTATGCTGAAGGGAATGCAGAGTTCTGGTGGACGGCTATTGAAGCTGCACTCGAGGGTGAGGACAGCTACCGACATGGGAGGAATTCAAGAAGATGTTTTATGACCAGTATTTTCTGAGTCAGTCAGAATAtctaaagaaaatgaattttTATCTCTGAGGCAGACAGATGATATGACTGTGCTAGAATATGCCAACAAATTTACTAAGCTGGGTCGGTTCTGCCCTCAGATGATAGAGATTGAGAGAAGCAAGGCTAATAGATTTGAGCAAGGCTTGAGGGACGAAATTCGATCCCGGTTGTCAGTTCTGATTTTTACCAGCTACGGAGAGGCCCTGGAGAGAGCACTGAAGGTAGAAGCAGATCTGAAGAAATCAGGGAAGGAAAGAGGTGAGCAGAAAAGGGCCGAGATGTCAAGGAATCTGATGAACCGACCAAGAAACTTTGAAGGCCCTcctaacaagaagaagaaatttaagGCTTGTTATTACTGTGACAAAATGCATTCTGGTCCTTGCTTGAAGAGGATGGGAGCCTGTTTTATATGTGGGCAGCCAGGACACATAGCCAGAGATTGCCCGAACAAAAAGAAGTTGAATCTGGACCTTCTAGACCAACTGATCAGATGCAGAGAGGAGCTGCACGGGTGTACGCACTGACACGACAGGATGCTAGTGCCAGTGACAGAGTTGTGGCAGGTATGATTCCCATCAACTCTGTTGATGCTTCAGTACTATTTGATTCTGGCGCTACACATTCCTTTATATCCTCCAAGTTCTCTGCATCCTTGCATCTTATGCCTGATAAGTTAGATGAGCCTTTACTTGTTGCTACCCCTCTCAAGAAGACAGTAGTGGTGGATTCTGTTCATAAAAACTGCATAATTCAGATAGAGGACAGAAAATTATTGGCTGACTTAGTACTGTTAGACATGTATGATTTTGATGTCATCCTTGGTATGAATTGGCTGTCTGAATATCATGCTCACATTGATTGCTTTGGCAAGAGGGTAGTGTTTCAGATACCTGGTGAACAGGAAATCTTctatcagggtgatgcacccacTATGAATCCCTCTTTGCACATTATCTCTGCAATGAGTGCAAGGAAGGCCCTCAGAAAGGGGTGTCAGGCCTACCTAGCTTGTGTGGTAgacactacaaaagaaacaaGGCTAGAGGATATCCCTGTTGTGAGAGAGTATCCAGAAGTATTCCCTGATGATCTACCTGGATTACCTCCTGATCGGGAGATTGATTTTCGAATCGATCTCTTACCGGGTGTTGGGCCTATCTCGAAGGCTCCTTATCGGATGGCCCCGGCAGAGCTGAGAGAGTTGAAGGTTCAGCTACAGGAACTTCTAGAGAAGAAATTCATCGCCCGAGTGTTTCACCATGGGGAGCTCCTGTACTAtttgtcaagaagaaggatggaagtATGCGGCTGTGTATTGATTACCGGGAGTTGAACAAGGTGACAGTGAAGAACAAATACCCTCTGCCCcggattgatgatttatttgatCAGCTACAAGGTgcccaagtcttctccaagatagatcTGCGATCTGGGTATcatcaattgaaaatcctagCAGATGATGTGCCGAAGACTGCATTTCGAACCAGGTATGGGCACTATGAATTTTTAGTTATGCCATTTGGACTAACCAATGCGCCAGCTGcttttatggatctgatgaacaGGATCTTTAAGCAGTATTTGGATCAGTTTGTTATTGTTTTCattgatgatatactgatctatTCTAAGAGCAAAGAAGAACATGAAGATCACTTGAGAGTGGTATTACAGATTCTTCAGGAGAATAGATTATATGCCAAACTGAGCAAATGTGATTTCTGGCTGGATAGTATTGCATTTCTTGGTCATGTAATCTCTAAAGAAGGGGTATCAGTGGACCCAAAGAAAATAGAAGCAGTGGTGGATTGGCCTCGTCCTACTAATGTCACTGAAATCAGAAGCTTCTTGGGTTTGGCTGGTTATTATAGAAGATTTGTGGAAGGATTCTCTCGGATCGCTACTCCTTTGACTCGTTTGACCCAGAAACGAGCAAAGTTTGTATGGAGTGAAGATTGTGAGCAAAGTTTTCAAGAGCTAAAGCAAAGGCTGGTATCTGCTCCTATTCTTACTTTGCCAACCAGTACTGGGGGTTTCATCATCTATAGTGATGCCTCCAAGAAAGGATTGGGTGTACTAATGCAGAATGATAAAGTAGTAGCCTATGCCTCTAGACAGCTGAAGCCATATGAGCAGAACTATCCGACACATGATTTGGAGTTGGCAGCAGTGGTTTTTGCTCTGAAGATTTGGCGACATTATCTATATGGTGAGCCTTGTGAGGTTTTTACTGATCACAAAAGCCTAAAGTATATATTTACTCAGAAGGAATTAAACATGAGGCAAAGAAGATGGCTTGAGCTACTAAAAGATTATGATCTAAGCATCAAATATCATCCGGGAAAGGCTAATGTTGTGGCAGATGCTCTCAGTAGGAAGTCAGCAGTGGGCTCCATATCTTTGCTTACCACTCAGAAGCagattttgaaagattttgatATGATGCAGATCGAGGTGATTACCAAGGGTGCTGGAAGTATGTTGGCTAGTTTGTTGGTGCAACCTACCTTGATAGAAAGAATAAAAGCTGCTCAACAGACAGATGCACATTTATGTCAGCTTAGAAATGATGTGGAGAGAGGGTTACGACCCGAACTCCGAATCCACCCGGATGGTACTCTGCGTTTTGGCAGTAGATTATGTGTGCCCAGGGATGCTGATCTAAAAAGAGAGATTCTGGAGGAAGCTCATCAGTCTCGTTTCTCTATTCATCCCGGCAGCACTAAAATGTATAGAGATTTACGGAACATTTCTGGTGGAacggcatgaagagagagatagcAGGATTTGTAGCTCGGTGCTTGGTATGTCAGCAAGTAAAAGCTGAGCATCAGAGGCCGGCTGGTTTGCTAGAACCACTAGAGATTCCAGAGTGGAAATGGGAGCACATTACTATGGATTTTGTTACTGGGCTTCCAGGACAGTAAGGAggaatgatgcagtgtgggtgattgttgatcgcCTCACGAAGTCAGCTCACTTTTTACCCTTTAGGGTTGGCACTTCACTTGACAGGCTGGCTCAGAGGTATATTGATGATATTGTGCGCTTACATGGGGTACCAGTAAGCATTGTATCTGATCGGGACCCCCGCTTTGTATCTGGATTTTGGAGAAGCTTCCAGACTGCTATGGGCACTGATCTGAGACTCAGCACTGCTTATCACCCTCAGACTGATGGTCAGTCAGAGAGGACGATCCAGACCCTGGAGGATATGCTGCGGACTAGTACTGTTGATCTGGGAGGTTGCTGGGATGATCATATATCACTAGTGGAGTTTGCTTACAATAA
This DNA window, taken from Phoenix dactylifera cultivar Barhee BC4 unplaced genomic scaffold, palm_55x_up_171113_PBpolish2nd_filt_p 001541F, whole genome shotgun sequence, encodes the following:
- the LOC120108769 gene encoding uncharacterized protein LOC120108769 — encoded protein: MWAARTHSQRLPEQKEVESGPSRPTDQMQRGAARVYALTRQDASASDRVVAGMIPINSVDASVLFDSGATHSFISSKFSASLHLMPDKLDEPLLVATPLKKTVVVDSVHKNCIIQIEDRKLLADLVLLDMYDFDVILGMNWLSEYHAHIDCFGKRVVFQIPGEQEIFYQGDAPTMNPSLHIISAMSARKALRKGCQAYLACVVDTTKETRLEDIPVVREYPEVFPDDLPGLPPDREIDFRIDLLPGVGPISKAPYRMAPAELRELKVQLQELLEKKFIA